A genomic window from Montipora capricornis isolate CH-2021 chromosome 8, ASM3666992v2, whole genome shotgun sequence includes:
- the LOC138058957 gene encoding uncharacterized protein isoform X2, with protein sequence MATLAVPFIPNELIGKIVVFLPLKDVHSCMLVCKEWQELLSSKQFWKNYYGLLHIDCSDEENPTGHLKSWLEPDCFYCYWDENEDKSNIYVFSEPPKRWKCGIIHLSDFTLESCQDIKYKDFFYAVRILMRIQKAATELELDCGAFGNESDGVVEVCLFPWNKDSLPTAEDISNLFHFNPKMCEDPFTDSEVPDEDNDDEDDQASWNTLRSFSDDKEKAMIFFDWLKKVFIPFVRIVIGCEKMNPVPCFILAQLSPGWVGGVLTSLVLT encoded by the exons ATGGCTACTCTTGCTGTGCCCTTTATTCCAAACGAATTAATTGGCAAGATTGTAGTGTTCTTGCCCCTAAAGGATGTGCATAGTTGTATGCTGGTCTGCAAAGAATGGCAA GAACTCCTTTCATCAAAACAGTTTTGGAAGAATTATTACGGTTTATTGCATATTGACTGCAGTGATGAAGAAAATCCAACAGGTCATTTAAAGAGTTGGCTAGAACCTGATTGTTTCTATTGTTACTGGGATGAAAATGAAGACAAGTCAAACATTTACGTGTTCTCTGAACCCCCAAAACGTTGGAAATGTGGCATAATTCACTTATCAGACTTCACACTTGAGTCATGCCAGGATATCAAATATAAAGATTTTTTCTATGCTGTAAGGATTCTCATGCGGATACAAAAAGCTGCAACAGAGCTAGAATTAGATTGTG GTGCTTTTGGAAATGAGTCAGATGGAGTGGTTGAAGTCTGCTTGTTTCCATGGAACAAGGATTCGCTTCCAACGGCAGAAGATATCAGCAATCTTTTCCACTTTAATCCAAAGATGTGTGAAGATCCTTTCACTGACTCCGAAGTCCCAGATGAAGAcaatgatgatgaggatgatcaAGCATCTTGGAATACCTTGCGTTCATTTAGTGATGACAAGGAAAAAGCAATGATTTTCTTTGATTGGCTCAAGAAAGTCTTCATTCCTTTTGTGCGCATTGTTATTGGATGTGAAAAGATGAATCCAGTCCCATGTTTTATACTGGCACAGCTTTCACCAGGGTGGGTGGGTGGTGTCCTCACATCTTTAGTTCTGACTTAA
- the LOC138058957 gene encoding uncharacterized protein isoform X1 codes for MIKFRFDRRTTPSHLKRPCWDRAEQKSQVQKVLKRLGSGQKSANLTRNLSTTLRRVRLQWCWRRANKMATLAVPFIPNELIGKIVVFLPLKDVHSCMLVCKEWQELLSSKQFWKNYYGLLHIDCSDEENPTGHLKSWLEPDCFYCYWDENEDKSNIYVFSEPPKRWKCGIIHLSDFTLESCQDIKYKDFFYAVRILMRIQKAATELELDCGAFGNESDGVVEVCLFPWNKDSLPTAEDISNLFHFNPKMCEDPFTDSEVPDEDNDDEDDQASWNTLRSFSDDKEKAMIFFDWLKKVFIPFVRIVIGCEKMNPVPCFILAQLSPGWVGGVLTSLVLT; via the exons ATGAttaagtttcgatttgatcgtcGCACGACCCcgtcacacctcaaacgcccttgTTG GGATAGAGCTGAGCAGAAAAGCCAAGTTCAAAAGGTATTGAAACGCCTTGGATCAGGGCAGAAGTCTGCAAATTTGACTCGGAACTTGAG taccactttaagaagaGTGAGGTTGCAGTGGTGTTGGAGGAGAGCAAACAAGATGGCTACTCTTGCTGTGCCCTTTATTCCAAACGAATTAATTGGCAAGATTGTAGTGTTCTTGCCCCTAAAGGATGTGCATAGTTGTATGCTGGTCTGCAAAGAATGGCAA GAACTCCTTTCATCAAAACAGTTTTGGAAGAATTATTACGGTTTATTGCATATTGACTGCAGTGATGAAGAAAATCCAACAGGTCATTTAAAGAGTTGGCTAGAACCTGATTGTTTCTATTGTTACTGGGATGAAAATGAAGACAAGTCAAACATTTACGTGTTCTCTGAACCCCCAAAACGTTGGAAATGTGGCATAATTCACTTATCAGACTTCACACTTGAGTCATGCCAGGATATCAAATATAAAGATTTTTTCTATGCTGTAAGGATTCTCATGCGGATACAAAAAGCTGCAACAGAGCTAGAATTAGATTGTG GTGCTTTTGGAAATGAGTCAGATGGAGTGGTTGAAGTCTGCTTGTTTCCATGGAACAAGGATTCGCTTCCAACGGCAGAAGATATCAGCAATCTTTTCCACTTTAATCCAAAGATGTGTGAAGATCCTTTCACTGACTCCGAAGTCCCAGATGAAGAcaatgatgatgaggatgatcaAGCATCTTGGAATACCTTGCGTTCATTTAGTGATGACAAGGAAAAAGCAATGATTTTCTTTGATTGGCTCAAGAAAGTCTTCATTCCTTTTGTGCGCATTGTTATTGGATGTGAAAAGATGAATCCAGTCCCATGTTTTATACTGGCACAGCTTTCACCAGGGTGGGTGGGTGGTGTCCTCACATCTTTAGTTCTGACTTAA
- the LOC138058953 gene encoding thiopurine S-methyltransferase-like codes for MDLEELSTFDFESKETWEQDWKTDDPEFHTNEVNAMLIKHHHEFTDGRNNLRILVPLCGKSLDMIWLADQGHSVVGVELVRKGIELFFSDNKLTFSEKQVSVNGPLNSETQGTVFKAREKDISLYECSIFDFSAEVAGGQFDCIWDRGSMTAINMMNEERIKQYRDITLACLKPKGRYFLEFFAPESLEEMSTSFKFVSEKSLVDLFGERCAIRFLGKDQMPGDVTGSDEQTGESCNEYVQNLAMSMHYYFMDIMRII; via the coding sequence ATGGATCTCGAAGAATTGTCCACATTCGATTTTGAAAGCAAAGAAACATGGGAGCAGGATTGGAAGACTGACGACCCCGAATTCCACACAAACGAAGTTAACGCCATGCTTATCAAACACCACCATGAATTCACTGACGGAAGAAATAATCTTCGAATTCTAGTCCCATTATGTGGGAAATCTTTGGATATGATTTGGCTGGCCGATCAGGGACACTCTGTAGTCGGGGTGGAACTGGTTCGAAAAGGAATAGAACTATTCTTCAGCGACAACAAACTTACTTTCAGTGAGAAACAAGTTTCAGTGAACGGACCATTGAACTCGGAAACGCAAGGAACCGTTTTCAAGGCCCGAGAAAAAGATATATCGCTTTATGAATGCAGTATCTTTGATTTCTCAGCGGAAGTTGCCGGAGGCCAGTTCGATTGCATCTGGGATCGTGGATCTATGACAGCCATTAACATGATGAATGAAGAACGCATAAAGCAGTACAGAGATATCACGCTGGCCTGCCTTAAACCCAAAGGTCGATACTTTCTTGAATTTTTTGCTCCTGAATCCCTGGAAGAAATGTCCACATCGTTTAAGTTTGTCTCGGAGAAAAGTCTCGTTGATCTATTTGGGGAAAGGTGCGCGATTCGATTTCTCGGCAAAGATCAGATGCCAGGTGATGTGACGGGGTCAGACGAGCAAACTGGAGAGTCTTGCAATGAATACGTTCAAAATCTAGCCATGTCAATGCACTATTACTTTATGGACATAATGAGAATAATCTGA